One stretch of Candidatus Binatia bacterium DNA includes these proteins:
- a CDS encoding aminotransferase, with the protein MRRTSHVPPGFRPVPRTGVIYVMTEAAKHGYRPGDPRWANLGQGAPETGPLPGAPPRQRGIELKEEDFEYSPIDGLPELRERVAALYNARYRVGKKSQYTAANVAISPGGRAALTRLVSTLGRTNVGHFLPDYTAYEELLDSFGTFVPIPLIRRPEAGYAFPAEELRNEILGRGLSTVVLSNPANPTGALIHGDELAAWVEVARELRCTLVFDEFYSHYVYLDGARTISAAAYVEDVDSDPVVILDGLTKNWRYPGYRVAWTVGPRPIIEAVTSAGSFLEGGCSRPMQLAALPLLDPVIAQREARAIYEHFAKKRAFMLEALSALGIRVHPPLGGFYCWGDVSALPAPLHSGMGLFRAGLEGGLITVPGVFFDINPGQRRPERESRFEHFVRFSFGPPIEEIERGLASLQKLIASHRAARAAG; encoded by the coding sequence ATGAGGCGAACCAGTCATGTTCCCCCCGGATTTCGGCCCGTACCCCGAACCGGGGTGATTTACGTCATGACCGAGGCGGCAAAGCACGGCTACCGGCCGGGGGACCCTCGATGGGCTAACTTGGGTCAGGGAGCACCCGAGACCGGACCGCTGCCCGGTGCCCCGCCGCGCCAACGGGGAATCGAGCTCAAGGAGGAAGACTTTGAGTACTCCCCGATCGACGGGCTACCGGAACTGCGGGAGCGTGTCGCTGCGCTGTACAACGCTCGCTACCGGGTGGGGAAGAAAAGCCAGTACACCGCAGCCAACGTGGCCATTAGCCCTGGTGGCCGGGCAGCGCTCACGCGATTGGTTTCCACGCTGGGGCGGACGAATGTCGGGCATTTCTTGCCGGACTACACTGCCTACGAGGAACTTCTCGACTCGTTCGGAACCTTCGTGCCTATTCCCCTCATTCGCCGCCCCGAGGCGGGATACGCCTTTCCGGCAGAAGAATTGCGCAATGAGATTCTCGGGCGCGGTTTATCCACCGTGGTGCTTTCGAATCCCGCCAATCCCACTGGTGCCCTGATCCACGGGGATGAACTTGCCGCCTGGGTAGAGGTCGCTCGCGAACTGCGTTGCACGCTGGTGTTCGACGAGTTTTATAGCCACTACGTGTACCTGGACGGCGCGCGGACCATATCGGCCGCGGCTTATGTGGAGGACGTGGACAGCGACCCGGTGGTGATTTTGGACGGGCTCACGAAGAACTGGCGCTACCCGGGCTATCGGGTGGCGTGGACCGTGGGGCCGCGACCGATCATTGAAGCAGTCACCTCTGCCGGCAGCTTCCTCGAAGGGGGTTGCTCGCGGCCGATGCAGTTGGCGGCTTTGCCCCTGTTGGACCCTGTGATCGCCCAGCGCGAGGCACGCGCCATCTACGAGCACTTTGCGAAAAAGCGCGCGTTTATGCTGGAAGCGCTGAGCGCTCTGGGCATCCGGGTGCACCCGCCCTTGGGAGGCTTCTATTGCTGGGGCGATGTTTCCGCGCTGCCGGCACCCTTGCATTCGGGGATGGGTTTGTTTCGGGCCGGGTTGGAGGGCGGGCTCATTACCGTTCCGGGGGTGTTCTTCGACATTAACCCGGGCCAGCGCCGCCCGGAACGCGAAAGCCGCTTTGAACATTTTGTACGATTCTCGTTTGGCCCTCCGATCGAAGAAATCGAGCGTGGCCTTGCGAGCTTGCAAAAGTTAATTGCAAGCCACCGCGCCGCTCGTGCCGCTGGGTAG